The following are encoded in a window of Fusarium verticillioides 7600 chromosome 6, whole genome shotgun sequence genomic DNA:
- a CDS encoding ubiquitin carboxyl-terminal hydrolase L3 codes for MSTTPGVSFRKDGTKTYIPLENNPEVFTKLIHNLGVSEKLGFYDVYSIDEPELPAMIPRPVHALVFITPAPMWARVRENDPGSKELSYDGSGPDEPVVWYKQTIGHACGLIALLHSVSNGTAKSFIKPDSILDKILKKTQDLKPLERANHLYNSIDLEKAHMAAAVMGDTIAPASEEPSGYHFISFVKGQDGHLYDLEGGWGGPVDRGTLDEADDLLSNKALEVTVKRFTKAAEGNLEFSIIALATVPEGA; via the coding sequence atgtcaacaacaccagGAGTTTCCTTCAGAAAGGATGGTACAAAGACATACATTCCACTCGAAAATAATCCAGAAGTTTTCACTAAACTCATTCACAACCTGGGCGTTTCCGAGAAGCTCGGTTTTTACGATGTCTACAGCATTGACGAGCCTGAGCTGCCTGCCATGATCCCTCGTCCAGTTCATGCTCTGGTCTTCATCACTCCTGCACCTATGTGGGCGCGCGTTCGTGAGAATGACCCAGGTTCAAAGGAGCTGAGTTACGATGGCTCTGGTCCAGACGAGCCAGTTGTGTGGTACAAACAAACTATAGGTCACGCTTGTGGTCTCATTGCTCTCCTTCACAGCGTGAGCAACGGCACAGCGAAAAGCTTCATTAAACCAGACTCAATCCTCGATAAGATTCtgaagaaaacacaagaTCTCAAGCCTCTCGAACGCGCCAATCATCTCTACAACTCGATAGATTTGGAGAAGGCTCACATGGCTGCTGCAGTGATGGGTGACACGATAGCCCCTGCAAGCGAAGAGCCTAGCGGATATCATTTCATCAGCTTCGTTAAGGGCCAAGATGGTCATCTATACGATCTTGAAGGAGGTTGGGGAGGCCCGGTTGATCGCGGCACATTGGACGAAgctgatgatcttctcagcaatAAGGCATTGGAAGTTACTGTCAAAAGATTTACCAAAGCTGCTGAGGGGAACCTCGAGTTCAGTATCATCGCACTGGCAACTGTTCCAGAAGGCGCCTGA